Sequence from the Cryptococcus neoformans var. neoformans JEC21 chromosome 1, complete sequence genome:
ACCAACCTTCCTCCGCACCAGGCTGAATGTATCGGTGCATCCTCAAAACGTGCTCGGAAATCATACGATCTCGTTGTTCGTCGGTGTCGTCGGTTACAACAAAGAGCAAATCGAAACGGGAGAGCAAAGAGTCTGGAAGAGCAATGTTCCTGTGGGGATCCTTGTGCACATCATACTAGATAGCCATCAGTACGCGCTTATACACAATGAACTGCAAAAGCTCACTTGGCCATAAATAGGGTTAGCGGCGGCGACAACACTGCATCGCGCATTCAGCGAAGTGTGGATACCAGCCTTGGCAATGGTAACCGTCTGCTGTTCCATTACTTCGTGAATGGCGACTCGATCAATCTCGGACATCTTGTCAAACTCATCGATACAGACTACACCACGATCAGCAAGGACCATCGCACCCGCTTCGAGTCGACGTTCACCCGTGTCCTTGTCAGTGGTAACGGCAGCGGTGAGACCAACACCGGAACTCCCTCGACCGGTGGTGGCGATAGCAAGGGGGGCAGTATTGAGGACGAATCGGAGCATTTGGGATTTGGCAGTTGAAGGGTCACCAACCATGAGAATGTTGATGTCACCTCGAATGTGACCACCGTTGTCGAgattcttctcttcaccaCCGAGAAGTAAAAGCAATACAGCTTTCTTGATGTAGTCGTGACCGAAGATTGAAGGCGCGAGGGATTGTGAaaggagctggaagacATTCTTCCGTCGAGCTTGAGTATTAATGTTTCGAATATCAGTATCGGTCAACGGGGTTTGGGCAATACCGCCGCCTTgtttggaagagagaaggatgatgttgtTGGCAATAATGGAGGTTATGAAACCTCTGGCACCAGCTCCACCACCAGAGCTCTTGTACACGCCGACAAGTTGGATTCGGTCACCAGGCTTACAGCAATCGACCAAATCGTCCGCAAGAACAACCTCAATGCTTCTAGGCAGCTGACCAGCAGGTGCGCGCTCAGGCATTTCTTGTATACCAATTGTCTGGTAATCTCTAAAAGTGGAAAGTCCGTATTCCATAAGCAAGGGGTGGCCATCACCGTCGTCCTTGGGAATGACAGTGGTTGTGCCGGTAAGGTTGGCTGAAGGGGCGATGATGGTGGAGTCGTTGTACGTTCTAGCGTGGAACTTTTGGGTTCGTGGTGACCAGTGCACGGACCGGAGCATCTTTGGTCGCACAAGAGAACATCGGGTGACAATACCCTCCAAGCTGACCATTTTGCCGATCTGGTGACTTCTAAGTGTTCTGGGGTTGCAGTGTTGTTGACCGAAGGAACCAATCAACCCGACGTAGACTGCTTCAAGGTTAGCTGCGTATACATATGAGATGACACAGTCTATGATACTCACATTGCTTGTCCTCAATCTTATGCTTCGTGGGATTGTGTAAACTCTGGACGAGCTGCATCAACGCCGCATCCAGTGCTGGCACGTACTCCATGGGCTGCAGCAACAATCCGTCGGCATATGAACGCTCGTAAGAGCGAATGTGGTTGATGTCGACAATCAATCGGACCTGCTCATCGTCCAGCATGCGTTTGATAGATTCACGATAATTGTACGCTGCTTGGGTCTAGTTGAGGTCTTAGCGTGTTGCCATTTTGCAAATGGCAAAAAGGCACTCACCTCATCGTCGAGGAATTCTACGAACTGTCGAGTCCTGTCAGCGATGAGGTCATCGATAAAGACAGGCAGATTCCCCTGGGAAAGTTGCTGGTCTGCCATGGTGAGAGTACGCgggatgaaagaggagatagatggatgatggagaagtgAGTTATTCATTATGAACGCGTCGAACAAGAAGATTTCAGGGACGCGACGCGTAAATGTGACGTGTTATTTCTCTGAGACCGGCGGTGGCTGGTGGAGGTCGCGTTTCTCGAGACTTCGATGATGGAATGTTCACAGATAAATATAtatcccatcttctctttcttcttctttctcaatAAACATCAGCATACCCACCATGTCAGACGTACGTATACTTGGGATATAGTGTGTTAAGTCTGCTGACACCTCTCAGGCTGTCGCTCTCAAAGCCGAAGCCAACAAGGCCTTTGCCGCCAAAGACTACACCACTGCCGCTAAACTCTACTCGGATGCCATCGCTCTCGACCCTTCAAACCACGTCCTCTACTCCAACAGGTCTGCCACCAAGGCCGGCTTGAAGGACTACGAAGGTGCTCTGGAGGATGCCGAGAAGGTAAGATGCGTCCACATTCATAGGTGCACGACTGACAAGCGAGCAGACTATCGAGCTcgatccttccttctccaaggGTTACGCCCGTAAGGGTGCTGCCCTTCACGGTCTCCGTAGATTCCCTGACGCCGTCATGGCTTACGAGTCCGGTCTCCAGGCTGAGCCCAACAACGCCGCCTGTGTCAAGGGTCTTTCCGAAGTCAAGCGGGCCATGGATACCgactcatcctctcctttcgCCCCTGGGGGTGATATGGGCCTTGGCAAGATCTTCAGTGACCCCAGCATGATCTCCAAGCTCGAGAACCACCCCAAGACGAGTGCCCTCATGAAAGATGCTACCTTCCGAGCGAACATGCTCCAGTTGCAGGCGAGCGGTGGCAGGAATATGTCCACTCTGATGGGAGACCCCAGGACTCTGACTGCCTTGGGTGTTTTGATGGGCATTGACATTGTACGTACATGCTGAAACGAATGGAAGATTAAAGCTAACGTTGCATAGGATGCCATGGAGCGACCTGAAGGTTCCAATGAGTaccctccctcttcctcttccgctcctGAACCAACTCCTGCTCCCGCCCCCAAAGCCGAGGAGCCCAAGAAGCAGCCTGCACCCGTCCCTGAGCCCGAGGCCGAACCAATggaagtcgaagaagatgaggaggcCAAGGCTAAGAAGGAGGCCGAGGAGTTCAAGGCGCAGGGTAACACTTCATACAAGGCTCGCAAGTTTGACGAAGCCATCGAGTTTTACAGCAAGGCTTGGGACCTCTACCCTAAGGATGTGACTTTCCTTACCAACTTGTCTGGTGAGTTATTCTCACAATAGTTGCAGAGCACTACTGATACACCTCAAAGCTGTCTACTTCGAGCAGGGCGAGTACCAGAAATGTATTGAGACCTGTGAAAAGGCCGTTGAGGAAGGTCGTGACCTCCGTGCCGACTACAAGGTCTTTGCCAAGGCCTACGGACGTATCGGTAGCTCCTATTCCAAGTTAGGCGACCTTGCCCAGGCCATCAAATTCTTCCAGAAATCTCTCACTGAGCACCGTACCCCCGATATCCTCACCAAGTTGAGAGAagcggagaaggccaaggccGAGGCCGACAG
This genomic interval carries:
- a CDS encoding chaperone, putative encodes the protein MSDAVALKAEANKAFAAKDYTTAAKLYSDAIALDPSNHVLYSNRSATKAGLKDYEGALEDAEKTIELDPSFSKGYARKGAALHGLRRFPDAVMAYESGLQAEPNNAACVKGLSEVKRAMDTDSSSPFAPGGDMGLGKIFSDPSMISKLENHPKTSALMKDATFRANMLQLQASGGRNMSTLMGDPRTLTALGVLMGIDIDAMERPEGSNEYPPSSSSAPEPTPAPAPKAEEPKKQPAPVPEPEAEPMEVEEDEEAKAKKEAEEFKAQGNTSYKARKFDEAIEFYSKAWDLYPKDVTFLTNLSAVYFEQGEYQKCIETCEKAVEEGRDLRADYKVFAKAYGRIGSSYSKLGDLAQAIKFFQKSLTEHRTPDILTKLREAEKAKAEADRQAYIDPEKAEKAREEGNEAFKKGDFAGAQKHYSEAIKRLPTDPRAYNNRAACYTKLLALPEALKDAETAISIDPTFIKAYIRKALVQEGMKEYTAALETLQKATEADVEKKHTRELETNMMKVMNEIQQQRSSETEEETYARAMRDPEVAEIMNDPIMRQILSDAQQNPRALNDHMKNPMIAQKIQKLINAGIIRTR
- a CDS encoding ATP dependent DNA helicase, putative, with the translated sequence MADQQLSQGNLPVFIDDLIADRTRQFVEFLDDETQAAYNYRESIKRMLDDEQVRLIVDINHIRSYERSYADGLLLQPMEYVPALDAALMQLVQSLHNPTKHKIEDKQFYVGLIGSFGQQHCNPRTLRSHQIGKMVSLEGIVTRCSLVRPKMLRSVHWSPRTQKFHARTYNDSTIIAPSANLTGTTTVIPKDDGDGHPLLMEYGLSTFRDYQTIGIQEMPERAPAGQLPRSIEVVLADDLVDCCKPGDRIQLVGVYKSSGGGAGARGFITSIIANNIILLSSKQGGGIAQTPLTDTDIRNINTQARRKNVFQLLSQSLAPSIFGHDYIKKAVLLLLLGGEEKNLDNGGHIRGDINILMVGDPSTAKSQMLRFVLNTAPLAIATTGRGSSGVGLTAAVTTDKDTGERRLEAGAMVLADRGVVCIDEFDKMSEIDRVAIHEVMEQQTVTIAKAGIHTSLNARCSVVAAANPIYGQYDVHKDPHRNIALPDSLLSRFDLLFVVTDDTDEQRDRMISEHVLRMHRYIQPGAEEGAPPIENLEQNLDVGGDAVESRISETPVFEKFNPLLHSGVTTTSGRGANKKKEVLSIAFVKKYIQYAKSRIHPVLTKGAADWIVNVYSSLRNDDMAANQKRTSPLTARTLETLIRLSTAHAKSRLSTRVDERDAMAAEEILRFALFKEVVRPERRKRRKINHAGQSVEVDSDEDEEGEEELQAGVERMSMNGDVGVTESQRERAREKNRRVERQAAGPVPEDDEDFEMREAEESLALQEAPRSPPTAPEVAVELSNERLDLFRSKLSHVFEESLDDNGAIEFVELMPKINEGMAEGEVFSVGEMKQALVRMDEKSEVMFGEDQTIYKI